A window of Pseudoalteromonas sp. MEBiC 03607 genomic DNA:
TGCACTGATTGACGAGTGTGAACAAGAATGGCGTATTCTTTACTCTCAGCTTGGGGACCTTAACCAGTCAAAAGTTGATCAACCGCTGGAGCACGCTATTCCCATAGGCGCATTAATAGCTAAAGTTAATAAACTGCTCACGCAAGCTGAACACGCAGAAATAGACGATGAACTATTAAACCTTGTTCAAACAGAGGCTCCAGCGGAGTATAAAGACAGGGTTGTTGAAATTTGTGCGCATTTTGATAATTTTGATTTTGATGCAGCGATGCAGGCTTTAACTGAGTTAAAGCAATGCCTCTTAGCTGCTAAGGAACACAAATGACTCCCGTTTCAGAACGTGAAAGAATTCTTGTAGTCGACGACGAACCTGCAAACCTCAAAGTGCTCAGAGAAGTGCTCGCTAAAGATTACCGGCTATCATTTGCTAAGTCTGGCGAGCTTGCATTGCAGCTTGTTGAAAATGAACCACCAAAGCTAATTTTACTGGATATCATGATGCCAGATATGACTGGTTTTGAAGTCTGTAAAGTATTAAAAGCAAACCCCAAAACAGCGCATATTCCAGTCATTTTTGTCACCGCGCTCTCTCATGAGCAAGATGAATCTGAAGGCTTTGCCCTTGGTGCAGTCGATTATATTACCAAACCAATTAGCCCTGCGATTGTAAAGGCTCGTGTAAAAAACCATCTATCGTTAGTTCATGCTGAACAGTTACAACTGGCGCATATTGATTTGATCCAACGCTTAGGCCGCGCCGCAGAATACAAAGACACCGACACTGGCGAGCACATTTCTCGTATGAGCCGTTACAGTAAAATATTAGCACTTGCCTATGGTATGAGTGAGCATGAAGCAGAGCAGCTTAGGCAAGCAGCGCCTATGCATGATATCGGCAAGATAGGAATTCCTGATGCTGTTCTTTTAAAACCAGGACGTTTAAATGAGCAAGAGTATGAGCATATGAAACAACATGCTCTCATTGGCGCTAAAATTCTAGAAAACTCAAGTTCGCCATTATTACAGCTCGCTCATAAGCTTGCGCTTGAACACCATGAAAAATGGGATGGTACAGGTTACCCGTATGGCCTTAAAGGCGAAGAGATCAGTATTGAAGGACGTATTGTCACAATTGCAGATGTATTTGATGCATTGACGTCGAAGCGCCCTTACAAAAAAGCCTGGTCAGTTGAAGAAGCCATCGACTTATTGAAAGACGAAGCCGGTAAGCATTTTGACCCACAACTTATAGATTTATTTATCGGTCAAATAGACAGCATCATA
This region includes:
- a CDS encoding two-component system response regulator; protein product: MTPVSERERILVVDDEPANLKVLREVLAKDYRLSFAKSGELALQLVENEPPKLILLDIMMPDMTGFEVCKVLKANPKTAHIPVIFVTALSHEQDESEGFALGAVDYITKPISPAIVKARVKNHLSLVHAEQLQLAHIDLIQRLGRAAEYKDTDTGEHISRMSRYSKILALAYGMSEHEAEQLRQAAPMHDIGKIGIPDAVLLKPGRLNEQEYEHMKQHALIGAKILENSSSPLLQLAHKLALEHHEKWDGTGYPYGLKGEEISIEGRIVTIADVFDALTSKRPYKKAWSVEEAIDLLKDEAGKHFDPQLIDLFIGQIDSIIEIKNTYSN